The Hymenobacter oligotrophus genome has a window encoding:
- a CDS encoding PQQ-dependent sugar dehydrogenase, with amino-acid sequence MIRRLLPLLLLLPLAGANPVAGPDNLGSIKLPAGFRISYFAQNVGGARSLALGADGTVYVGTRGNKVYALPDRNRDGRADEVVTVAANLNEPNGVAVRNGALYVAEISRILRYDNIAARLKQNPRPVVVYDQLPDREHHGWKYINFGPDGKLYIPVGAPCNVCLPEQRIFATINRLNPDGTGLETVAYGVRNSVGFDWSPVDKTLWFTDNGRDMLGNDKPACELNRLAAPGQHFGFPYVHQGDILDPQFGRGKSPSAFVPPARKLGPHVAPLGMKFYTGRMFPAPYRNQIFIPEHGSWNRASKIGYRITLVRLDATGKQAISYETFASGWLQGERSWGRPVALLVMPDGSLLVSDDQNNCVYRISYAG; translated from the coding sequence ATGATCCGCCGACTGCTGCCCCTGCTTTTGTTGCTGCCCCTGGCCGGGGCAAACCCCGTTGCCGGCCCCGATAACCTAGGAAGCATTAAGCTGCCGGCCGGTTTCCGCATCAGCTACTTTGCCCAGAACGTGGGCGGGGCGCGCTCCTTGGCCCTAGGTGCCGACGGCACTGTGTACGTGGGCACCCGCGGCAACAAGGTGTACGCGCTGCCCGACCGCAACCGCGACGGCCGCGCCGACGAGGTGGTTACCGTGGCCGCCAACCTGAACGAGCCCAACGGCGTGGCCGTGCGCAACGGCGCCCTGTACGTGGCCGAAATCAGCCGCATTTTGCGCTACGACAACATTGCCGCCCGCCTAAAGCAAAACCCGCGGCCCGTGGTGGTGTACGACCAACTGCCCGACCGGGAGCACCACGGCTGGAAGTACATCAACTTCGGGCCCGATGGCAAGCTCTACATCCCGGTGGGGGCGCCCTGCAACGTGTGCCTGCCCGAGCAGCGCATCTTTGCTACCATCAACCGCCTGAACCCCGACGGTACGGGCCTCGAAACCGTGGCCTACGGCGTGCGCAACTCCGTGGGCTTCGACTGGAGCCCCGTAGATAAGACGTTGTGGTTTACCGACAACGGCCGCGACATGCTCGGCAACGACAAGCCCGCCTGCGAGCTGAACCGCCTGGCCGCGCCGGGTCAGCACTTTGGGTTTCCGTACGTGCACCAGGGCGACATCCTCGATCCGCAGTTTGGCCGGGGCAAAAGCCCAAGCGCCTTCGTGCCGCCGGCGCGCAAGCTGGGCCCGCACGTAGCCCCGCTGGGCATGAAGTTTTACACCGGGCGCATGTTTCCGGCGCCGTATCGCAACCAGATATTTATTCCGGAGCACGGCTCCTGGAACCGCGCCAGCAAAATCGGTTACCGCATTACGCTGGTGCGCCTCGATGCCACCGGCAAGCAAGCCATTAGCTACGAAACCTTTGCCTCGGGCTGGCTGCAGGGCGAGCGAAGCTGGGGCCGCCCCGTGGCGTTGCTGGTAATGCCCGACGGCTCGCTGCTTGTTTCCGACG
- a CDS encoding 2TM domain-containing protein, with protein sequence MATPDRDPQLWRMAKTRAQFKSHALTYVLVNALLWTIWALTSRHSGNYGLPWPVWPTLFWGIGLGIQAVATYGRFGQESWSEREYERLLRERQAGRL encoded by the coding sequence ATGGCTACCCCCGACCGCGACCCCCAACTCTGGCGTATGGCCAAAACGCGCGCGCAGTTCAAATCGCACGCGCTTACCTACGTGCTCGTTAATGCGCTGCTCTGGACGATTTGGGCCCTCACCAGCCGCCATTCGGGCAACTACGGGCTGCCCTGGCCGGTGTGGCCCACCTTGTTCTGGGGCATTGGCCTGGGCATTCAGGCGGTGGCTACCTACGGCCGCTTCGGGCAGGAAAGCTGGTCGGAGCGCGAGTACGAGCGGCTGTTGCGCGAGCGGCAGGCCGGCCGCCTGTAG
- a CDS encoding O-acetyl-ADP-ribose deacetylase — protein sequence MSLPHSASHAFGRIMLAHGDITRLDTDAIVNAANSSLLGGGGVDGAIHRAGGAQILDECRTIRARQGNLATGKAVITGGGKLHARHVIHTVGPVWQGGGQEEPQQLANCYTNSLQLAAEHQLRSIAFPGISTGIYGYPKAEAARIAVQTVRDYLLHHELPEIVVFVLFDEENLHLYERELAALSEA from the coding sequence ATGTCACTCCCCCACTCTGCTTCCCACGCATTCGGCCGCATCATGCTCGCCCACGGCGACATCACCCGGCTCGATACCGACGCCATCGTCAACGCGGCCAACTCCTCGCTCCTAGGTGGCGGCGGCGTCGACGGGGCCATTCACCGGGCCGGCGGCGCCCAAATCCTCGACGAGTGCCGCACGATTCGGGCGCGGCAGGGCAATTTGGCCACGGGCAAAGCCGTAATTACCGGCGGCGGCAAGCTGCACGCGCGCCACGTTATTCATACCGTGGGGCCGGTGTGGCAGGGCGGCGGGCAAGAGGAGCCCCAACAGCTGGCCAACTGCTACACCAACTCCCTGCAGCTGGCCGCCGAGCACCAGCTGCGCAGCATTGCGTTTCCGGGCATTAGCACGGGTATTTATGGCTACCCCAAAGCCGAGGCCGCGCGCATTGCCGTGCAAACCGTGCGCGACTACCTGCTGCACCACGAGTTGCCCGAAATAGTGGTGTTTGTGCTGTTCGATGAGGAAAACCTGCACCTCTACGAACGCGAGCTAGCCGCCCTTTCCGAAGCTTAG
- a CDS encoding alpha/beta fold hydrolase: MFVESGVTKLHYQVYGRGPLPVLAFHGYGQNESHWRSVAALLGEQVTIYSFDLFYHGRSRLGKADSPIRKQRLAELLGRFLQEQGIGHFGLLAFSMGAKFALTLAEHFTERVAHLWLIAPDGIKTQFWYSLATYPPWMRGVLGRAVLRPQRLLNLIEALGQRRIVDTGLVRFAQWQLDSREKRLRVYRSWTGFRHLVFDTRRLVQVLNQRPTPVTFFLGRYDRVIPHAGLREFIGSLRNAHTVILETGHAGLIYDVASYLRRHPEELRWA; encoded by the coding sequence ATGTTCGTCGAATCGGGCGTTACCAAGCTGCATTACCAGGTGTATGGCCGCGGGCCGTTGCCGGTGCTGGCCTTTCACGGCTACGGCCAAAACGAAAGCCACTGGCGCAGCGTGGCGGCGTTGCTGGGCGAGCAGGTTACCATTTATTCCTTCGACCTGTTTTACCACGGCCGCAGCCGGCTGGGCAAGGCCGATTCGCCCATTCGCAAGCAACGGTTGGCCGAGCTCCTAGGTCGGTTTTTGCAGGAGCAGGGCATTGGGCACTTTGGGTTGCTGGCCTTTAGCATGGGCGCCAAGTTTGCCCTCACGCTGGCTGAGCACTTTACCGAGCGCGTAGCGCACCTTTGGCTCATTGCCCCCGACGGCATCAAAACGCAGTTCTGGTATTCGCTGGCTACTTACCCGCCTTGGATGCGCGGCGTGCTGGGCCGGGCCGTGCTGCGCCCCCAGCGCTTGCTCAACCTGATTGAGGCCCTAGGTCAGCGGCGCATCGTAGACACGGGACTGGTGCGCTTTGCCCAGTGGCAACTCGACAGCCGCGAAAAACGCCTGCGCGTGTACCGCAGCTGGACGGGCTTCCGCCACCTCGTGTTCGATACGCGGCGGCTGGTGCAAGTTCTCAACCAGCGGCCCACGCCCGTCACGTTTTTCCTAGGTCGCTACGATCGGGTAATTCCGCACGCCGGGCTGCGCGAGTTTATCGGCTCGCTTCGCAACGCCCACACCGTGATACTGGAAACCGGCCACGCCGGCCTGATCTACGACGTGGCGAGCTACTTGCGCCGCCACCCCGAGGAGCTGCGCTGGGCCTAA
- a CDS encoding DUF502 domain-containing protein: MKKILGYFLRGLLILAPVTLTVYILLAFLQWLNNLFTIEGYPPGLGLLLIAVLLTIVGYVGTQVRPFIVLGERILNRLPVINILYSSIKDIFDALLGEEQKFSQPVLVKVFAGTECFKLGFVTQESMAGVHRDDLTAVYFPDSYNFSGELLLVPRENVVHLDLPSAQVMKFIVSGGVAKL; this comes from the coding sequence ATGAAAAAAATCCTTGGCTACTTTTTGCGTGGGCTGCTCATTCTGGCGCCCGTTACCCTCACCGTCTACATTCTGCTGGCCTTCTTGCAGTGGCTGAACAACTTGTTCACCATCGAGGGGTACCCGCCGGGGCTGGGGTTGCTGCTTATTGCGGTGCTGCTGACCATTGTGGGCTACGTGGGCACGCAGGTGCGGCCGTTCATCGTGCTGGGCGAACGAATCCTGAACCGCTTGCCCGTCATCAACATCCTGTATTCCAGTATCAAAGACATCTTTGATGCTTTGTTGGGCGAAGAGCAGAAGTTCAGCCAACCGGTGCTGGTGAAGGTGTTTGCCGGTACCGAGTGCTTTAAGCTGGGCTTTGTTACGCAGGAGTCGATGGCAGGCGTGCACCGCGACGACCTGACGGCCGTGTACTTCCCCGACTCTTACAACTTTTCGGGCGAGCTGCTGCTGGTGCCCCGCGAAAACGTGGTGCACCTCGATTTACCAAGCGCCCAGGTAATGAAGTTTATCGTTTCGGGCGGCGTGGCGAAGCTGTAA